CATGGATATGGTGGTCTACGCATTTTCAACTGCATTCATAGAGCCCTTGGTACAGACTGTAGAACATGCCATGGTACATTTTTCAACTTCTCCATTCACGATTTCACTTGCATCTAGTCaccaaaacaaagtttgaatgGATTATTCTCTTGtcgatttgttttttagaaaatgataataatgataatgagTTTGAGGAGTTTGCTTTACCGGAGTTCTGGAGAATGGTTAAAGCACCGCAAACAGAGGATACACACCCCAACTTGCAGTATTCAGTGACAGCATCACCTTgagacaaaaatcaaaatcatgaaatGAAATTTTGATCCGTACGTGTTGTAACAAATAACGTGCGtaagaaaagcaaaatattAATCAATCTACCTGTGTTTTCGAGAATGTCATTCGTATATCCTCTAGGACATGTCGACTCACTAATGTCAAGACAACTCGAGTTGCGTATACAGCTTGACGGGCTACCTACCGCGAAGAGGCAAGCATTATAGAAAGTTCTAGCCTGGATGGACGGACAGCAAATATTTGCGTCAACTTGATTTTGTGCCATGAACAGACTCATTATGAGCACACTTACAATCAAAGTCTTGCCTTCCATCTTTTGATTGATTAGTTGTTTGATCACAAAAATGTATGTGGGAGAGTTGTAAGCTTGTATTGATGAAATGGTGAAGAAACAAGGCCCGCTTAAATACTAGTTGGTCTACAATTTGCAACCACAAATGTTTGATACCTTCATCATCACATACTCTATACAAGACCCAGCCATATAAATTTGACTAGTTTAGGTCCCTTGGCTGTAAAACCATGTGCATTTTTCTCAtgttattttgaaaagaataaaaaatttggtcCCTATCGCAAGATCAATGCCTACCTGCACCTTCGGAAATTCTATCAGCAAATTCAATGCCTACCTGCACATCCGgaaattttatcttcttctcttttttttttttttttaaataggaagagaaaaaactctttaaattttgtgttacAATTCACTATTCCGTGTTAGTATTTCTTGTTATATTTTTGCATGGTCGTGCTAACCGTATATGTATAAGTAGTTTCTTATAACTTGGTTTATGACTATGAGAATTTAGAAGTGGAAAAAGTGGGTCTTTAGTTTTAGTGATTaggattttagttttttttcccctaTTACTTTCAATGGCGTGTAaagatttcctttttttctttgcatatTTATCAATAATGCCAGAGAGGTGAAGGGGAGGGTGGTGTCCTTGTTGCTGTCCCCATTCCATTCCCTCCATAAATGATAGATCGTGGCTTGGATTAGCAACAAGATGAGGCAGTGAATTGTTTCGCTCATATCTTGTGTGATGCTTGATCGAAGGAGATTAACGTAGGGTTCCATCTAGACTATGTAAAAGAATAAGGAAAACCAAAGATGTCTAATCTAGCTTACCTCAAAGTAGACAAGCATGTGTGATACCGCAACCCTGAATTCTTGCCCTAATCTGGCTTAGCTCAAAGTTGGTAATAGTTTgctctaaatatattatgagTATTAGAAGTTTGTATCACTTCTCgtgtaaatattttgaattggAAACAAACGATTCAACTGTTaagatttagttttttttttttttggtaaggacTGTTAAGATTTAGTTGGTTACTTGGATAATATAAACTCTTGtgtaaaataactaaaaatgaattatactgtaaacaaaaataatagatCTCTGTTTTTGGCCTCTTAAGTGTTTATCTTCTGTAAGATGAAGCGTATAAGTAGAttaaaatcatgaaaaaaatTTTTGTAAGAGAGAGAAGTAGTTCTTAAACAAGAACTCATGATCTTTTAATAAGAAATCCCATATAAACATGTCACTAAGTTATTagtttaattttcaaataaatttaaatttagttaaataactaaaatctAGGGAATCTTTCAAAAATGGTCAGATTTCAGATGAACAAAGAAAGTAGTATCCAAGTTGAAAATAAAGtgaagtaaataaatattacaaaagACATGTTTTTACCTGTTCAATAAAGCGGGGTACAAAAACCTTCACAGCAAGCGAGGGCCAAAATCCCCAAAAATGCAGAAAAACCTCATTTATAAATGCAAATtgacatataattttgttataatgtACTTTTCAAATAAGAATTTAAGATtatttaatatgttattattttttggatgTGAGAAACTCACAAATATACCGTATAAGCTTAACATAtgtatttttgatttaaatttttatcaaaagtttatgatattttttaaaaaaatctaaaaactaaaaaaaggttataaaaaaaacaataataaataataagaacCATTTTAGactaaaaattgaatcttgaTTATTATTGAGAAACTAAACGTCAGCGGCGCAAGTTTCAAAAGGCTTTTTATATCTTTTCCTGTTAAATGTTGCATTTCGACTTCCCTTTTACACTACAATGCTCAAAGGAGAAGTTAATACACCCTATCTTGATTcaatactccctctgtttttcaatatttgtagtttaaggtttttgcaGGAAATCTATaaatctcatttaatttatctctttcctataaaaacatcattaattACAACTAATCCAACCAATACAAATATatgatgtaaaatataattggttaaaaactattaaatacatttaatgTTTGCctagaaaagtgaaaataacacttatattgaaaaaaataaaaaacttttaaactaCACTTAATTAGAAATATATCATTAGTAGAATTACGACAGTTAGTATTTGAATGGTTTTGGCAATTGATTAATTTAAACTTTGTTAGTAAAGCATTTATCTTGAAATTTGTTATCAACATTGGTTACGTATTCATAAAGGAAGAGTAGTATTTTCATTGATTTATAGTCCTTGACATTTTTAAATGTGCTTTCATACATTCTTCTATATTCTTttcgttgttgttttttgtgtgttgtaAACTCTCTTTattatgaacaaaaacatctatgtaaaagtttataatttaaaacttgtCCATTATGAATAAATTGTGTTTACTGgacgttttttgttttgtttttgaaacttCAATATTTCCATCAAAAATTGAGATTTTCAGTGAAAGTATTTTTTCTCAATGTTGTTCATAAATGTATGACGATAAGttggaaaaaaacagatttatgACATTAATGGACTGGAAACATAAGCGTCACAAAGCGTCAAAGCGAATCCATACCAACATGAATAGACACAAGAACGACCCTATTTGTACATGTcttcaacaaaatcaagaCTTAGCTTGTCACTAAACAAAACTCTCATTCTctcaataaaaaaactgattaaGCAAAGCCTGATTCAATTCATGACCTCCCATGTAATACCTCTCAAGAATTTCGTGAATCAAAGTCACCATCATCATCGTAACTTCACCAAGTCCATTAATCCTCAGCATCATCAAACCTAAACGTGACACAACTTCATACTCAGCCTCACGAAACCTcaaagcttctcttctcactTTCTTCGCAACTCTAACAAACCCTTTACGCACaacaatctctcttctcttcacattAACCATCTCCCAAATCGATTTCACAATCACGTAAACCAAATCCCAAACCAAACTCTTCTTGTCCAAATTCACAAGCTGAAGTATCAAACTAAACCCAGCTTCTAAAGCTAAACaccattcttcttcatcataatATTGATTCATCAACAACACACTAACAATCTTTAAACCTAGACCATTATCCAACAACGGCATTAAGAACTCTTCATCAAGGACTGTTGGCAATTCACTGAACATCAAGAGAGCTTTTTTATTCCCATCTAATGAGAGAATATAAGAACAGAGCTCGTCCCAAGGTTTGTCTCCAATGAAAACATCAACACAGACACGAGATACGATTCTTGAGAGGAGTTTAAAGTCTTCATATGAAGTTTCTTGCGAGAGAAGGCAAGTACTTACACGGTTCTTGATAACATCCAAAGACTCTGTTTTTAAACCACCACGGAAATCGTCGATATCCGTGAGAAGTGAATCGAGAAGATAGAGTGAGAAAGATCGAATCTTTGGGGTTATATCGGTACCGGAACTGTAGATTTGGAGGAGTTTTGAGACTAAGATATTTGGGAAATGTTTTGTGAAGACTTCATAGAGAAgctttgaagatgaagaagattgctctgtttctttgcCGTAACAGAGGGTAGTGACGAGTTTTGTGATTTCGGTGATGTCACGTGTTGCGAGaatctcttttgctttgtttccgATGTAGATACGTGATGCGGTGAGTGGTGGAGGAGGGTTTGACGAAGAAGCTACGTCGTAATGATGAGAAGTCATTTTCGTGGATCTTTTCAGAGAATATGCGAGAAAGTCTTGGTGTCAGAGACTCAGAGAGAAGGAGATAAATGATAAACACAGAAGAGTAACAGATAGATTTGATGAAtcttcttaatatatatgatttttggttacGTACGATTC
This sequence is a window from Arabidopsis thaliana chromosome 1 sequence. Protein-coding genes within it:
- a CDS encoding Plant thionin (Plant thionin; FUNCTIONS IN: toxin receptor binding; INVOLVED IN: defense response; LOCATED IN: endomembrane system; EXPRESSED IN: 10 plant structures; EXPRESSED DURING: 7 growth stages; CONTAINS InterPro DOMAIN/s: Thionin (InterPro:IPR001010); BEST Arabidopsis thaliana protein match is: thionin 2.2 (TAIR:AT5G36910.1); Has 206 Blast hits to 206 proteins in 26 species: Archae - 0; Bacteria - 0; Metazoa - 0; Fungi - 0; Plants - 206; Viruses - 0; Other Eukaryotes - 0 (source: NCBI BLink).) — translated: MEGKTLIVSVLIMSLFMAQNQVDANICCPSIQARTFYNACLFAVGSPSSCIRNSSCLDISESTCPRGYTNDILENTGDAVTEYCKLGCVSSVCGALTILQNSDASEIVNGEVEKCTMACSTVCTKGSMNAVENA
- a CDS encoding hypothetical protein (DUF577) (Family of unknown function (DUF577); CONTAINS InterPro DOMAIN/s: Protein of unknown function DUF577 (InterPro:IPR007598); BEST Arabidopsis thaliana protein match is: Family of unknown function (DUF577) (TAIR:AT5G37410.1); Has 76 Blast hits to 50 proteins in 3 species: Archae - 0; Bacteria - 0; Metazoa - 0; Fungi - 0; Plants - 76; Viruses - 0; Other Eukaryotes - 0 (source: NCBI BLink).); translation: MTSHHYDVASSSNPPPPLTASRIYIGNKAKEILATRDITEITKLVTTLCYGKETEQSSSSSKLLYEVFTKHFPNILVSKLLQIYSSGTDITPKIRSFSLYLLDSLLTDIDDFRGGLKTESLDVIKNRVSTCLLSQETSYEDFKLLSRIVSRVCVDVFIGDKPWDELCSYILSLDGNKKALLMFSELPTVLDEEFLMPLLDNGLGLKIVSVLLMNQYYDEEEWCLALEAGFSLILQLVNLDKKSLVWDLVYVIVKSIWEMVNVKRREIVVRKGFVRVAKKVRREALRFREAEYEVVSRLGLMMLRINGLGEVTMMMVTLIHEILERVVLVSIHVGMDSL